ACAACAAGGAGCCTCGGCAGCTCAACGCCTTGAGCAGAGTCTTTATTGGTCGTGCTTCAAGTCAGAAGTTGAGATTCGAGTCGAGCTGCCGTTGCCACAATCTGCTATAGCGGAATATGAGTACCCAGCTCTCTTCCCCACGCCACCAACTCTGTCCGAGGAGTACCCAAAGCAAAGAGACCGGACGTCAGATTGGACTAGCTCTGAACCCGCAGCTAGGTCACCGGATGGTAATCCACCTAGACTGTCCGGTATGGGAGTAAGTAATCATATCACAAGGCTTTTTAATGAAGAGCAAAGCTGGTACTACTACCTTACGGAGGTGGCATTGAGGCGTATTGGTAATCGCGTTCTAAATTCGTTTTACCGAGACGACCCATCGACGTGGTCAAACATCAAGCCGTTGATCCCAATAGCTCTGGAGTTCGAATCACAGATTGATGCATGGCTCGCAAACCTGCCGCCAGCCATGCAGTCCTACGATAATGACCAAAGTCTAGGAAATGCGAGGCAGGGATCCTCCATGCTGGATACACAGGAATCAATATCCATGGAGCTTAGCTGGGCGCTGAGCAACCGATTCCTCGAAATTCGTCTGTGGCTTTACCAGCCATTCCTCTTTTTTGCCGTTCATCATCCTACCGGCACCGCGTCAACAGCCACAGACACCATGCCTTCCCCGCTGAGCAGCGAGGGGTTTGCCACGGTACAGGGACTCGTGCAATCGGGTCTGGATTGTAGCATGAAGATCTTACAAGCTCGGTGTCTTCGTCATCGCCATCACGGCATCTGGTTCGATCTTCGGGCTCTGGTTACAGCGTCACTGATCTTTATTGCTTTAGCACGAAGCGGAAATGTCAATCTCCCCAATATCCATCCCAGAGGGCTGAGAGACCACTTAAACCGTACACTGGAGGCCCTAACCTATTGGGAAGACGAAGCCCCGGATATTAAAAAGGCGCGGGGCGTTCTGGATAATTTACTGCGAGAGATGAGTTAGACTGTAATGGAGAAATCGTGATTTACCCTCTATAGAAGGTTCACTGACGAAAGCAGGTTGATTGGTTGTTAATGCTGAATAACACATCGATTACAAGGTGCTATAGCCAGCAGTGGCTTATAGGCAGTGTAAGGCTGCGAACCGCATCCTTAGTATTCTCAGAAGAAGCCCCACGAATAATGATGGTGAATGTTCTCTATTGGATTCAGATTGAAGTAGACATGGTGGATGTAACGGAAAGCCTGCCCCCCCCCAAAGGAGTGGCATTGGACAGTTTTGACTATCTGCTGCCGATGAAAGGGAGCCACATGATAAAGCCATATCGTCTCAATGAGCGTTAGCATTGGCTGCTATTCAAAGAGGATAAAGCTCGATAATAGAGTAGGGAATTGGTAGCTGGGATGATAACCTAGCGCCCAGAACTTCAAAGGGAAATACAGTCTATTACAGGGCGGAAGTTATAGACTATGACGCTAGAAATAGGTTCTCGCAAAACTCATAATTCAACAACAGCAGTCCTTAACAAGTATATATCAGTCTCAACACCGGCCACAATCTTGAACTAGAGTCCAGATACTAGTCGGGTGCTCGAGCTGTTTCTGAAAGAGATTGATATCCCCATTGAGAGTAACAGCACCCAACTTAGTCCCAGGGACATAGACCGCAACGTCAGAGGACTTGCCGTCATTGTAAACCGCGACCTTCGTTGTGCTTTTAGACGCGCAAAAGACATACGGCTTGTCTGCCGTAGAAGTTTTGGTAGCTGTGAGGGGGGTGTTCATTTCAACGTTGTCTTTGGCCAGGATAATCTTCCAAGCTGATGATGTTAGCAAAAGACATTTTTTAAGGGGTAAAAGGGAAGCTGAGCATACATTTTCAGGTATTGTAGCCACCTTTGTATTTGGAGACATTACCATCATGGCCCTGAAAACTGTTTAGCATAATACATAACACCGGCTCAAACGGCCCTGAAGAAGTAAATACTGTTGGGATTATTGAAATATGGCGGTACACAATGAATATGACAGAAAACTACGCCATTCGTTACTAAAACAGCATGAAAGAGTGGCCATAATTACATGACCCCATAGCCTTCATGTAATTATTGTGCAATTGAACAAACTAGATGTCGTATTTCAATGAACCTTCAACTACCAGCCCtattcttccttctttttcccTTTGAAGATACTAAGAAGGAATGGGGAAGGCATCAACGGCTCTTGGATTATTGTGTTCGTAATTACTCAGGGCACGTGGGGGATAATGAGAGAGTTCCTGAATGAACCAATGAAGAACCCTCTGGAGAGCAAGAAAATGAGACTTTTTTGGATAGACAGAGTAGTGGATAGGTTTGACATAGAGTGAAATAGAGCGGCGCCGCAATGATGTTAGCAGAGCTAATAGTTGGTGGTTAGGGCTAGTGACGAAACTTTTGATTGTACAGACAATGCAGGTAGCCAGTATAAAAGGGTGGAACTACGTAGAAAAGGCAGTAGTAACAGGGTCTTTCCTTTTGGGCGCTGCTGTATCGCCATGACGatcatattcttcttctttgagTCGATTTTGTCTCATAACATTCCGGAATTGAAACTTGAAGAACCCACCTGACGACAGTACATAAAAGATATGGCACGACAGGGTATCTACGAAGAAGCCATAAAATGATGAGCCGATGAAATCTTGACGGCTAATTAAGTACATCAAAGTTTGCTGTTAGATTTATCGGCCTTTGGAATCCCAAATTTCGAAATGTCCTCCTTAGTCCTCCCATTTATTGCCAGCTCTGCCAGAGCGCGACCAAATGCAGGAGCAAACTTGAAGGCATGGGCAGCGCCCAAGCCCACAACTATGTCGCGGTTGTTTTCTAGTGGGCTGATAATCAATTGCCGTCCTGGCGTGATAGAGTATTGACAAGTAACTGTGCGAAGTGGATGGCGCTCCTTGTCAGGGATAAAGTTTTTCATGAATGATGAGAGCTGTTCGAGCAACTGAGGTGATTGCACATATGTACGCTGCTCAGGCGCCATGACATTGTTTGAGGTATCGCGACCCGCTTTGATAGTTGGTTCGCCATAGGATGGGAAGCCGTAAAAGGCTGGATCGCCACCCCAAATCCAGACAGGGAAACAGCCTGGTTCGAAGGCACTCGTGTTTCCGGGCTTGAAGTAGGTTACCTGCTCTTGCATCACAGAAAGTGGGATATGAACTTTCAAAGGCGCGAGAAGCTTGTTTGTCCACGCATCGGTTGCGAGGATTACTTTGGCTGCGTGGAAATTTCCCTTTGTTGTCTGAATTGTAATTCCTGCGCCGGAGGCCTTGGGCGTCACACGGTCGACTGGGGTGTACTCCTTCAAAACTGCACCATTGGCACGTGCCAAATATTGCATGGCTGCAACTGACTTGGAGGCATGTACTATGCCGGTGTCGCTGGTGTACACGGCATCCACAGTGTCGGGAATGTTGAACTGAGGCCAACGTCTTTTCACTTCCTGGGAATTGAGAAGCTTGTACGGCACGTTTTCGGCGTCCAGGGTCTTGATCAAGTTGCCACATGGGGTCGGTGCGTTCCTGGGGAGGAAAACAAGTCCACCAGTTATGGTAAGCAGCTTTTGCCCGGTGTCCTTCTCCAGTTCAGCCCAGTCTCTGTAGGCGGATCTTGCGAGTGCCACATATTCGGGTTCCCAGTTGGCGGTCCTGACAATACGCGATGTATCATGGGAGGCTCCGTGGACATGGCCCAGTTCAAACTGCTCGAATGCAATAACCTTCTTACCCATCCGAGCGGCGTGGTACGCTGCTGCACTTCCAAGGACGCCAAGTCCAACAACTGCCACGTCAAAATGTTCCATTTTT
The sequence above is a segment of the Aspergillus chevalieri M1 DNA, chromosome 6, nearly complete sequence genome. Coding sequences within it:
- a CDS encoding fungal specific transcription factor domain-containing protein (COG:S;~EggNog:ENOG410PM2P;~TransMembrane:1 (i12-31o)), whose product is MMACRRIGLLRYSVIGAQCHFFAGVYLMYTFRPLSAWNHFYQASTFYRLRLRLIDGLDKSAYEAEQQGASAAQRLEQSLYWSCFKSEVEIRVELPLPQSAIAEYEYPALFPTPPTLSEEYPKQRDRTSDWTSSEPAARSPDGNPPRLSGMGVSNHITRLFNEEQSWYYYLTEVALRRIGNRVLNSFYRDDPSTWSNIKPLIPIALEFESQIDAWLANLPPAMQSYDNDQSLGNARQGSSMLDTQESISMELSWALSNRFLEIRLWLYQPFLFFAVHHPTGTASTATDTMPSPLSSEGFATVQGLVQSGLDCSMKILQARCLRHRHHGIWFDLRALVTASLIFIALARSGNVNLPNIHPRGLRDHLNRTLEALTYWEDEAPDIKKARGVLDNLLREMS
- a CDS encoding putative sarcosine oxidase (COG:E;~EggNog:ENOG410PRS0;~InterPro:IPR006076,IPR036188;~PFAM:PF01266;~go_function: GO:0016491 - oxidoreductase activity [Evidence IEA];~go_process: GO:0055114 - oxidation-reduction process [Evidence IEA]), with the translated sequence MEHFDVAVVGLGVLGSAAAYHAARMGKKVIAFEQFELGHVHGASHDTSRIVRTANWEPEYVALARSAYRDWAELEKDTGQKLLTITGGLVFLPRNAPTPCGNLIKTLDAENVPYKLLNSQEVKRRWPQFNIPDTVDAVYTSDTGIVHASKSVAAMQYLARANGAVLKEYTPVDRVTPKASGAGITIQTTKGNFHAAKVILATDAWTNKLLAPLKVHIPLSVMQEQVTYFKPGNTSAFEPGCFPVWIWGGDPAFYGFPSYGEPTIKAGRDTSNNVMAPEQRTYVQSPQLLEQLSSFMKNFIPDKERHPLRTVTCQYSITPGRQLIISPLENNRDIVVGLGAAHAFKFAPAFGRALAELAINGRTKEDISKFGIPKADKSNSKL